Proteins encoded by one window of Ramlibacter tataouinensis:
- a CDS encoding fasciclin domain-containing protein has product MKHAIAIATLVFVAASAQAKDIVETAASAGQFGTLTTAIEKAGLTETLKGKGPFTVFAPTDAAFAKVPKAQLDALLADREKLAAVLTYHVVPGSVMAKDVKPGKVRTVQGSELTVSTRDGVKVDAANVVKTDIVADNGVIHVIDSVVLPQ; this is encoded by the coding sequence ATGAAGCACGCCATTGCCATCGCCACCCTCGTCTTCGTTGCCGCCTCGGCCCAGGCCAAGGACATCGTCGAGACCGCCGCCTCGGCCGGCCAGTTCGGCACGCTGACCACCGCCATCGAGAAGGCCGGGCTCACCGAGACCCTCAAGGGCAAGGGCCCGTTCACGGTGTTCGCGCCAACCGATGCGGCCTTCGCCAAGGTGCCCAAGGCGCAACTCGACGCCCTGCTGGCCGACCGCGAGAAGCTCGCCGCGGTGCTGACCTACCACGTGGTGCCGGGCAGCGTCATGGCCAAGGACGTGAAGCCCGGCAAGGTCCGCACCGTGCAGGGCAGCGAGCTGACCGTGAGCACCCGCGACGGCGTCAAGGTCGACGCGGCGAACGTCGTGAAGACCGACATCGTCGCCGACAACGGCGTCATCCACGTCATCGACAGCGTCGTGCTGCCGCAGTGA
- a CDS encoding MerR family transcriptional regulator: MATNCFSISAVERELGLSKDVLRVWERRYGFPVPERDGHDERIYPAAQVERLRLVKRLMDRGWRPGRLLPLSADELQALADVPRPTAGRREGGPATSLAAGGGGGAGAGDDGLDGLLDRVRSDQPDALLHTLQRRLVEQGLRSFVQDTVAPLTVSVGLAWEHGRLGIHEEHWFTEVVARILRQAITALPADGGPRVLLTTLPGEPHGLGLLMAEAVFALAGARCIPLGTQTPVLEIVQAAGARQADAVALSFSAAFPARQVTPLLRQVRGALPAPTQLWAGGAGVGRIAASDGVRLLATLDDAAAAVAQWRAAEEPGTVARPPRSAA, encoded by the coding sequence ATGGCAACAAACTGCTTTTCCATTTCGGCGGTCGAGCGCGAGCTGGGCTTGTCCAAGGACGTCCTGCGGGTCTGGGAGCGCCGCTACGGCTTTCCCGTCCCCGAGCGGGACGGGCACGACGAGCGGATCTACCCTGCCGCGCAGGTGGAGCGGCTGCGCCTGGTCAAGCGGCTGATGGATCGCGGCTGGCGGCCGGGGCGGCTGTTGCCGCTCTCGGCTGACGAGCTGCAGGCGCTGGCCGACGTGCCGCGGCCGACCGCCGGGCGTCGCGAGGGCGGGCCAGCGACGAGCTTGGCCGCAGGTGGGGGGGGCGGCGCAGGGGCTGGCGATGATGGGCTCGACGGGCTGCTCGACCGGGTGCGCAGCGATCAGCCCGACGCGCTCCTGCACACGCTGCAACGCCGGCTGGTCGAACAGGGATTGCGCTCGTTTGTCCAGGACACGGTGGCGCCGCTCACCGTGTCGGTCGGCCTCGCCTGGGAGCACGGCCGGCTGGGCATCCACGAGGAACACTGGTTCACCGAAGTCGTGGCGCGGATCCTGCGGCAGGCCATCACCGCCTTGCCGGCCGATGGCGGTCCGCGCGTGCTGCTGACGACCCTGCCCGGGGAGCCGCACGGGCTGGGGCTCCTGATGGCCGAGGCGGTGTTCGCGCTCGCAGGCGCCCGCTGCATTCCGCTCGGCACGCAGACCCCGGTGCTGGAGATCGTGCAGGCGGCCGGAGCCCGGCAAGCGGATGCGGTTGCGCTCTCGTTCTCGGCCGCCTTCCCGGCTCGGCAAGTGACGCCGTTGCTGCGCCAGGTGCGGGGTGCGTTGCCGGCGCCCACGCAACTATGGGCCGGTGGCGCCGGGGTCGGCCGGATCGCCGCCAGCGACGGGGTGCGGTTGCTGGCGACGCTGGACGACGCGGCCGCGGCCGTGGCGCAATGGCGGGCCGCCGAAGAACCCGGAACCGTCGCACGGCCACCGCGCAGCGCTGCCTGA
- a CDS encoding DNA-3-methyladenine glycosylase produces the protein MLAGLPSHPPQHLLHEPVALSRALVPGDFEADSHSVAQALIGATLLVDGIGGVIVETEAYDREDPASHAYTGPTARNAAMFGPPGRAYVYRSYGIHWCLNFVCCEAGHGAGVLIRALQPTQGLDVMRERRGLHEDRLLCSGPGKLGQALAITHAMNGHRLDRAPFQVLARRADVDVDIVAGPRVGISKAVDVPWRFGLKGSRYLSRRFPA, from the coding sequence ATGCTTGCCGGCTTGCCCAGCCACCCACCCCAGCACCTTCTCCACGAGCCGGTCGCCCTGTCGCGCGCGCTCGTGCCTGGGGATTTCGAGGCCGACTCCCACTCGGTCGCCCAGGCCCTGATCGGCGCGACCCTGCTGGTCGATGGCATCGGCGGGGTGATCGTGGAGACCGAGGCCTACGACCGCGAAGACCCGGCTTCGCACGCCTACACCGGCCCGACCGCGCGCAACGCAGCGATGTTCGGCCCGCCCGGCCGCGCCTACGTGTACCGCTCCTACGGCATCCACTGGTGCCTGAACTTCGTCTGTTGCGAGGCCGGGCATGGCGCCGGGGTGCTGATCCGGGCGCTGCAGCCCACCCAGGGCCTTGACGTGATGCGCGAGCGGCGCGGCCTGCACGAGGACCGGCTGCTGTGCTCGGGCCCCGGCAAGCTGGGCCAGGCACTGGCCATCACGCACGCCATGAACGGCCACCGGCTCGATCGCGCGCCGTTCCAGGTGCTGGCGCGCCGCGCGGACGTCGACGTGGACATCGTGGCCGGCCCGCGCGTCGGCATCAGCAAGGCGGTCGACGTGCCGTGGCGGTTCGGGCTGAAGGGTTCGCGCTACCTGAGCCGGCGGTTTCCCGCCTGA
- the imuA gene encoding translesion DNA synthesis-associated protein ImuA, with translation MQPAAALAVPDVWRVQDLALQAGARPSGHEALDRHLPGGGWPLGSLIELIQARPQAPVWQLVLPALAQLTREQPGPIALVGAPHPPFGPALAAQGLPADRLLWIRTDAAAARLWAAEQALRCADVAGLLAWLPQVRSQDLRRLHLAAGRHRKLLFVLRSLDAQQQASPAPLRLRLEGVDELQVRIVKRKGPPLEEPILLPAMPARLQALLASRQQRAAPAPTSQPDPRRSHVLDRLVTAA, from the coding sequence ATGCAGCCCGCTGCAGCCTTGGCCGTCCCCGATGTCTGGCGCGTGCAGGACCTCGCGCTGCAGGCCGGCGCGCGGCCCAGCGGGCATGAGGCGCTCGACCGGCACCTGCCCGGCGGCGGCTGGCCGCTGGGCAGCCTGATCGAGCTGATCCAGGCCCGCCCGCAGGCGCCTGTCTGGCAACTGGTGCTGCCGGCCCTGGCGCAGCTCACCCGCGAGCAGCCCGGCCCGATCGCCCTGGTCGGCGCGCCGCACCCGCCGTTCGGGCCGGCGCTGGCCGCGCAGGGCCTGCCGGCCGACCGCCTGCTGTGGATCCGCACCGATGCCGCCGCGGCGCGCCTGTGGGCGGCCGAGCAGGCGCTGCGCTGCGCCGACGTGGCGGGCCTGCTGGCCTGGCTGCCGCAGGTGCGCTCGCAGGACCTGCGCCGCCTGCACCTGGCCGCCGGCCGGCACCGCAAGCTGCTGTTCGTGCTGCGCAGCCTCGACGCGCAGCAGCAGGCCAGCCCGGCGCCGCTGCGGCTGCGGCTGGAAGGCGTGGACGAGCTGCAGGTGCGCATCGTCAAGCGCAAGGGGCCCCCGCTGGAAGAACCGATCCTGCTGCCGGCCATGCCGGCGCGGCTGCAGGCGCTGCTGGCCTCGCGCCAGCAGCGCGCCGCGCCGGCGCCCACTTCGCAACCCGACCCCAGGAGATCGCATGTACTGGATCGCCTTGTCACCGCCGCCTGA
- a CDS encoding DNA polymerase Y family protein produces the protein MYWIALSPPPEGERLAWTWWALRFTPRVALVEEAILLEVSASLRLFGGRRGLLQLLLKSRTDLQPPPWAAGPTALVALALLRCKLRSQAAPAPVPDGLPLELLSAALPHVPLLERTGIRSWGQLRALPRGGLSRRFGAGLLAALDAAYGQRPEQYPWETLPEAFDLDLELDCLATGTHELMPAAEHLLRLLQHWLQARNRGVLALELEWTLDLRRLNGVRLPPREQLQVRTAQPTQEMAHLRRLVGEHLARARLSAPANHLRLRSLETVPWGGATASLLPQEQAEGERLHQLVERLSVRLGDDSVLVPQAQQDHRPECKQDWRPARAHEATPCADSDALYPTWLLPQPLKLRMQGETPCFGGPLRRLARLYRVETAWWEEPGPALRDYFIARSPQAGLVWIYRERPRRLAQELATSGPFAWYLQGLYA, from the coding sequence ATGTACTGGATCGCCTTGTCACCGCCGCCTGAGGGCGAGCGCCTCGCCTGGACCTGGTGGGCGCTGCGCTTCACGCCCCGCGTCGCGCTCGTCGAAGAAGCGATCCTGCTGGAGGTCTCGGCCAGCCTGCGGCTGTTCGGCGGCCGTCGCGGGCTGCTGCAGCTGCTGCTGAAGTCGCGCACCGACCTGCAGCCGCCGCCCTGGGCCGCCGGGCCGACGGCGCTGGTCGCGCTGGCGCTGCTGCGCTGCAAGCTGCGCTCGCAGGCCGCGCCGGCGCCAGTCCCCGACGGGTTGCCGCTGGAGCTGCTCAGCGCCGCGCTGCCGCACGTGCCGCTGCTGGAGCGCACCGGCATCCGCAGCTGGGGCCAGCTGCGCGCGCTGCCGCGCGGCGGCCTGTCGCGCCGCTTCGGCGCGGGGCTGCTGGCCGCGCTCGATGCCGCCTACGGCCAGCGCCCCGAGCAGTACCCCTGGGAGACGCTGCCCGAAGCCTTCGACCTGGACCTGGAGCTGGACTGCCTGGCCACCGGTACCCACGAGCTGATGCCGGCCGCCGAGCACCTGCTGCGCCTGCTGCAGCACTGGCTGCAGGCGCGCAACCGCGGCGTGCTGGCGCTGGAGCTGGAATGGACGCTGGACCTGCGCCGCCTGAACGGCGTGAGGCTGCCGCCCAGGGAGCAGCTTCAAGTGCGCACCGCCCAGCCCACGCAGGAGATGGCGCACCTGCGCCGGCTGGTCGGCGAGCACCTGGCGCGCGCCCGGCTGTCGGCGCCGGCCAACCACCTGCGCCTGCGTTCGCTGGAGACGGTGCCCTGGGGCGGCGCCACCGCCAGCCTGCTGCCGCAGGAGCAGGCCGAAGGCGAGCGGCTGCACCAGCTGGTCGAGCGCCTGTCGGTGCGGCTGGGCGACGACAGCGTGCTGGTGCCGCAGGCGCAGCAGGACCACCGGCCCGAGTGCAAGCAGGATTGGCGGCCGGCCAGGGCGCACGAGGCCACGCCCTGCGCCGACAGCGACGCGCTCTATCCCACCTGGCTGCTGCCGCAGCCGCTGAAGCTGCGCATGCAGGGCGAGACGCCGTGCTTCGGCGGGCCGCTGCGCCGGCTGGCGCGCCTGTACCGCGTCGAGACCGCGTGGTGGGAAGAACCCGGCCCGGCCCTGCGCGACTACTTCATCGCCCGCAGTCCGCAGGCCGGGCTGGTGTGGATCTACCGCGAGCGGCCGCGTCGGCTGGCGCAGGAGCTCGCGACCTCGGGGCCCTTCGCCTGGTACCTGCAGGGCCTGTATGCCTGA
- a CDS encoding error-prone DNA polymerase has translation MPESAVKPQLLLDEERLPPVLGSGPDLLPRYAELHCLSNFSFQRGASHPQELVRRAYDLGYDALAITDECSVAGVVRAGSGLHDYLDFIRRLEEAYPGQRRLRPFRLLYGSEFDFGDGRLVAIARDLPGWGGLCEFITAARTTRAPKGTYVVGWETSDLRRLQGCEILFAPQRPEGQRLDIDALCRRLHALRALYGDSLWLAVNLPHRLDDDLWLADLREAGERTGVPLVATGDVHMHARSRKPLQDVITAVRLGRPVAGCGLALQGNAERHLRQRKRLAELYPRELLDRTLQLADRCRFELDEIRYDYPLETVPPGLTPTQALRQLTYEGARERYPQGLPPRVVELLEKELPLIEQCRYEMFFLTVHDIVRFARSENILCQGRGSAANSVVCFCLGITAMDPMLSQPLLERFISVDRRNEPPDIDVDFEHERREEVIQYIYGKYGRERAAIAAVVIGYRTRSAIRDVGKALGVAEPLVDAFAKDHFWFDDRLAPERLREMAAHGGVPLAEHQARLWLELAQQLIGFPRHLSQHVGGFVLTQTKLTRLVPVENASMKERSVIQWDKDDLEDMGLMKVDVLALGMLSAIRRCIDLVAQRRGAPFTRYDIPTHDEPTYEMIRRADTVGVFQIESRAQMSMLPRLKPREFYDLVVQVAIVRPGPITGGMVHPYLKARERKARGEAIEYERSTRDGAEPRLKKALERTLGIPIFQEQVMEISMLAAGFTATEADALRRAMAAWKRKGGLGKFEARLKGGMLANGYSAGFADRIFEQIKGFGDYGFPESHAYSFALLAWSSSWLKCHEPACFLAAMLNSQPMGFYAPSQLVQDAQRHGVKVLPPDVSASDWDSRLEWEEGGGSPPQAAAAPAADTGAPPAVRLGLRLVGGLREEAAQRIAQARAQGAFIDTEDLALRARLDVQDLAALAAGDALQSLAGHRRQQVWEASAQRRAPELLQHAPIREAALALPAAHEGEEIVFDYDSLGLTLRRHPVALLRPKLARMRFKDAQQLQALPDGCRVSACGMVTVRQQPSTANGTIFVTLEDETGPVNVIVWKGVREQQREPLMHARLLAVHGTWQRDEASQGRVCHLIAERLEDLTPLLGRLGRQSRSRDFR, from the coding sequence ATGCCTGAGAGCGCCGTCAAGCCGCAGCTGCTGCTGGACGAGGAGCGCCTGCCGCCTGTGCTGGGCAGCGGGCCGGACCTGCTGCCGCGCTACGCCGAGCTGCATTGCCTTTCGAACTTCAGCTTCCAGCGCGGCGCGTCGCACCCGCAGGAGCTGGTGCGACGCGCCTACGACCTGGGCTACGACGCCCTGGCCATCACCGACGAGTGCTCGGTGGCCGGCGTGGTGCGCGCGGGATCGGGCCTGCACGACTACCTCGACTTCATCCGCCGGCTGGAAGAGGCGTATCCGGGCCAGCGCCGGCTGCGGCCATTCCGGCTGCTGTACGGCTCGGAATTCGATTTCGGCGATGGCCGGCTGGTGGCGATCGCGCGCGACCTGCCAGGCTGGGGCGGCCTGTGCGAGTTCATCACCGCCGCACGCACCACCCGGGCGCCCAAGGGCACCTACGTGGTGGGTTGGGAGACCAGCGACCTGCGCCGGCTGCAAGGCTGCGAGATCCTGTTCGCGCCGCAGCGGCCCGAAGGCCAGCGTCTCGACATCGATGCGTTGTGCCGTCGCTTGCACGCCTTGCGCGCGCTGTACGGCGACAGCCTGTGGCTGGCCGTCAACCTGCCGCACCGGCTCGACGACGACCTCTGGCTGGCCGACCTGCGCGAAGCGGGCGAGCGCACCGGCGTGCCGCTGGTGGCCACCGGCGACGTGCACATGCACGCGCGCTCGCGCAAGCCGCTGCAGGACGTGATCACCGCGGTGCGGCTGGGCCGGCCGGTGGCCGGCTGCGGGCTGGCGCTGCAGGGCAATGCCGAGCGCCACCTGCGCCAGCGCAAGCGCCTGGCCGAGCTGTACCCGCGCGAGCTGCTGGACCGCACCCTGCAGCTGGCTGACCGCTGCCGCTTCGAGCTGGACGAGATCCGCTACGACTACCCGCTGGAGACCGTGCCGCCCGGCCTGACGCCGACCCAGGCCTTGCGCCAGCTGACCTACGAAGGCGCGCGCGAGCGCTACCCGCAGGGCCTCCCGCCGCGCGTGGTGGAGCTGCTGGAAAAGGAGCTGCCGCTGATCGAGCAGTGCCGCTACGAGATGTTCTTCCTGACCGTGCACGACATCGTGCGCTTCGCCCGATCGGAAAACATCCTGTGCCAGGGCCGCGGCTCGGCGGCCAACTCGGTGGTGTGCTTCTGCCTGGGCATCACCGCCATGGACCCGATGCTGTCGCAGCCGCTGCTGGAGCGCTTCATCAGCGTGGACCGGCGCAACGAGCCGCCCGACATCGACGTCGACTTCGAGCACGAGCGGCGCGAGGAGGTGATCCAGTACATCTACGGCAAGTACGGCCGCGAGCGCGCCGCCATCGCCGCGGTGGTGATCGGCTACCGCACCCGCAGCGCGATCCGCGACGTCGGCAAGGCACTGGGCGTGGCCGAGCCGCTGGTCGATGCCTTCGCCAAGGACCACTTCTGGTTCGACGACCGGCTGGCGCCCGAGCGCCTGCGCGAGATGGCCGCGCACGGTGGCGTGCCGCTGGCCGAGCACCAGGCCCGGCTGTGGCTGGAACTGGCCCAGCAGCTCATCGGTTTTCCGCGCCACCTGTCGCAGCACGTGGGCGGCTTCGTGCTGACGCAGACGAAATTGACGCGGCTGGTGCCGGTGGAGAACGCCAGCATGAAGGAACGCTCCGTCATCCAGTGGGACAAGGACGACCTGGAGGACATGGGGCTGATGAAGGTCGACGTGCTGGCGCTGGGCATGCTCAGCGCCATCCGCCGCTGCATCGACCTCGTCGCCCAGCGGCGCGGCGCGCCCTTCACGCGCTACGACATCCCGACCCACGACGAGCCCACCTACGAGATGATCCGGCGCGCCGACACGGTCGGCGTGTTCCAGATCGAAAGCCGCGCGCAGATGTCCATGCTGCCGCGCCTGAAGCCGCGCGAGTTCTACGACCTGGTGGTGCAGGTGGCCATCGTGCGGCCGGGCCCGATCACCGGCGGCATGGTCCACCCCTACCTGAAGGCGCGCGAGCGCAAGGCCCGGGGCGAAGCGATCGAATACGAGCGCTCGACCCGGGACGGCGCCGAGCCGCGCCTGAAGAAGGCGCTGGAGCGCACGCTGGGCATCCCGATCTTCCAGGAGCAGGTGATGGAGATCTCCATGCTCGCCGCCGGCTTCACGGCCACCGAGGCCGACGCGCTGCGCCGCGCCATGGCGGCCTGGAAACGCAAGGGCGGCCTCGGCAAGTTCGAGGCGCGCCTGAAGGGCGGCATGCTCGCCAACGGCTACAGCGCCGGGTTCGCCGACCGCATCTTCGAGCAGATCAAGGGCTTCGGCGACTACGGCTTTCCGGAAAGCCATGCCTACAGCTTCGCGTTGCTGGCCTGGTCCAGCAGCTGGCTCAAGTGCCACGAGCCGGCCTGCTTCCTGGCCGCGATGCTGAACTCGCAGCCCATGGGGTTCTATGCGCCCTCGCAGCTGGTGCAGGACGCGCAGCGGCACGGCGTGAAGGTGCTGCCGCCGGACGTGTCGGCCAGCGATTGGGACAGCAGGCTGGAGTGGGAGGAGGGGGGCGGCTCGCCGCCGCAGGCGGCCGCAGCGCCGGCGGCGGACACGGGTGCGCCGCCGGCCGTGCGCCTGGGCCTGCGCCTGGTGGGCGGCCTGCGCGAAGAGGCGGCGCAGCGCATCGCGCAAGCACGGGCCCAGGGCGCCTTCATCGACACCGAGGACCTGGCGCTGCGCGCGCGGCTGGACGTGCAGGACCTGGCCGCGCTGGCCGCCGGCGACGCGCTGCAGTCGCTGGCCGGCCACCGCCGCCAGCAGGTCTGGGAAGCCTCGGCCCAGCGCCGCGCGCCCGAGTTGCTGCAGCACGCGCCGATCCGCGAAGCGGCGCTGGCACTGCCGGCGGCGCACGAAGGCGAGGAGATCGTCTTCGACTACGACTCGCTCGGCCTGACCTTGCGCCGCCACCCGGTGGCACTGCTGCGCCCGAAGCTCGCGCGCATGCGCTTTAAGGACGCCCAGCAGTTGCAGGCCTTGCCCGATGGCTGCCGCGTATCCGCCTGCGGCATGGTCACCGTGCGCCAGCAGCCGTCCACCGCCAACGGCACCATCTTCGTCACGCTGGAAGACGAGACCGGCCCGGTGAACGTGATCGTCTGGAAGGGCGTGCGCGAGCAGCAGCGCGAGCCCCTGATGCACGCCCGGCTGCTGGCCGTGCACGGCACCTGGCAGCGCGACGAGGCCAGCCAGGGGCGCGTGTGCCACCTGATCGCCGAGCGGCTGGAAGACCTGACACCGCTGCTCGGGCGGCTGGGGCGGCAAAGCCGCAGCCGGGATTTCCGCTAG
- a CDS encoding LysR family transcriptional regulator: MDLRQLRGFLAVAHEQSFTRAAQRLHMAQPPLSQRIRELEAELGVQLFERNTRRVALTAAGHVFFDGVRPLFAQLDQAVESCRRAARGETGQLRVGYTGRGSQLLLLRLVAAFRQRFPEVALDIAGGPLPSGALRLGLLQGTLDVALCFLPLEGEDLATRRFATTELVIALPASHPLAGCEDLRLERLQDEPFVGFPSNQGYHLRQAMDDECGRAGFDPRVVRETESSQVLLCLVAAGTGVSVVPRELEAKETVGVVFRSLDSHAHPLSHGLAWRTSNRNPALANLLEMDLGEDARESAAAID, encoded by the coding sequence ATGGACTTGCGCCAGTTGCGCGGCTTCCTCGCCGTCGCCCATGAACAGAGCTTCACGCGGGCGGCCCAGCGGCTGCACATGGCACAGCCACCCTTGAGCCAGCGCATCCGCGAACTGGAGGCGGAGCTGGGCGTGCAGCTGTTCGAGCGCAATACCCGCCGGGTGGCGCTGACGGCCGCCGGCCACGTGTTCTTCGACGGCGTGCGCCCGCTGTTCGCGCAGCTGGACCAGGCGGTGGAGTCCTGCCGCCGCGCGGCGCGCGGCGAGACCGGGCAGCTGCGCGTGGGCTACACCGGCCGCGGCAGCCAGCTGCTGCTGCTGCGCCTGGTGGCCGCGTTCCGCCAGCGCTTCCCGGAGGTGGCGCTCGACATCGCCGGAGGACCGCTGCCCAGCGGGGCGCTGCGGCTCGGCCTGCTGCAGGGGACGCTGGACGTCGCCCTGTGCTTCCTGCCGCTGGAGGGCGAGGACCTGGCGACGCGCCGCTTCGCCACGACCGAGCTGGTGATCGCCCTGCCCGCCTCGCACCCGCTGGCGGGCTGCGAGGACCTGCGGCTGGAGCGGCTGCAGGACGAACCCTTCGTCGGCTTTCCGTCCAACCAGGGCTACCACCTGCGCCAGGCCATGGATGACGAATGCGGCCGGGCCGGCTTCGACCCGCGCGTGGTGCGCGAGACGGAAAGCTCCCAGGTGCTGCTGTGCCTGGTGGCGGCCGGCACCGGTGTTTCGGTCGTCCCGCGCGAGCTGGAGGCCAAGGAGACGGTGGGCGTGGTGTTCCGCTCGCTCGACTCCCATGCCCATCCGCTCAGCCACGGACTGGCCTGGCGGACCAGCAACCGCAACCCGGCCCTGGCGAACCTGCTGGAGATGGACCTGGGAGAGGACGCGCGGGAGTCCGCAGCTGCCATCGACTGA
- a CDS encoding 3-hydroxybutyrate dehydrogenase, which yields MSLKNRTALVTGGNSGIGLGIAQRLASEGADLVINGIVPADEGQAECDRLAAAHGVRAHYLAADLRDPAQIEGLLHQARECLGGVDILVNNAGMQHVSPIEQFPVDIWNAMLAVNLSAAFHTIRLALPGMRERGWGRIVNIASISGLRGRAGKSAYNATKHGLIGLTKSVALEMAQTNITCNAICPGWALTALVQRQVDALAQKEGLDGDEATRKLLGLRQPSGRFVTTEQIAALTAFLCSEDAQEVRGAAWTMDGGTTAA from the coding sequence GTGAGTCTGAAGAACAGGACCGCCCTGGTCACCGGCGGCAACAGCGGGATCGGGCTGGGGATCGCCCAGCGGCTGGCCAGCGAAGGCGCCGACCTCGTGATCAACGGCATCGTTCCGGCGGACGAGGGCCAGGCCGAATGCGACCGGCTGGCGGCGGCCCACGGCGTGCGGGCGCACTACCTGGCGGCCGACCTGCGCGACCCGGCGCAGATCGAGGGCCTGCTGCACCAGGCCCGCGAGTGCCTGGGGGGCGTCGACATCCTGGTGAACAACGCCGGCATGCAGCACGTCAGCCCGATCGAGCAGTTCCCGGTGGACATCTGGAACGCGATGCTGGCCGTCAACCTGTCCGCCGCGTTCCACACCATCCGGCTGGCGCTGCCCGGCATGCGCGAACGCGGCTGGGGCCGCATCGTCAACATCGCCTCGATCAGCGGCCTGCGCGGTCGCGCCGGCAAGTCGGCCTACAACGCCACCAAGCACGGGCTGATCGGCCTGACCAAGTCGGTCGCCCTGGAGATGGCGCAGACGAACATCACCTGCAATGCGATCTGCCCCGGCTGGGCCTTGACCGCGCTGGTGCAGCGCCAGGTGGATGCCCTCGCGCAGAAGGAGGGGCTGGATGGCGACGAAGCCACGCGCAAGCTGCTCGGCCTGCGCCAGCCGTCGGGCCGGTTCGTCACGACCGAGCAGATCGCCGCACTCACGGCCTTCCTCTGCTCCGAGGACGCCCAGGAAGTCCGCGGGGCCGCCTGGACCATGGACGGCGGCACCACGGCGGCATGA
- the fahA gene encoding fumarylacetoacetase, whose product MNSNRIAPIDHTHAPELRSWVESAAGHPAFPIQNLPLGVFRGDDGPRIGVAIGDQVLDLRAARAAGLLQGLDAAQAAAVEAPALNDWMALAPSQRRALRHAVSALLAADTSEGRAARGAQHPILRSQGDSEMLLPARVGDYTDFYAGIHHAINAGKFFRPDNPLLPNYKHVPVAYHGRASSVRPSGALLRRPRGQVRQDTPQGPQPVFQPSARLDYELELAIWIGPGNALGEPIAVTRAGDHVAGFGLLNDWSARDIQAWEYQPLGAFQGKNFLTSVSPWVVTADAMAPFRAPAMARDGGPRPLDYLYDEADQQTGGLRVELEVYLSTRTMRSQGLAPHRLSRGDSTYLWWTPAQMVAHHTVAGCDLQPGDLLGSGTISTPEPGGRGCLLELTDGVRQPVQLPGGETRMFLQDGDEVVLRGQCRREGFATIGLGECRGLVQD is encoded by the coding sequence ATGAACAGCAACCGCATCGCCCCGATCGACCACACCCATGCGCCCGAGTTGCGCAGCTGGGTCGAATCCGCCGCCGGCCACCCGGCTTTCCCGATCCAGAACCTGCCGCTGGGCGTGTTCCGCGGCGACGACGGTCCGCGCATCGGCGTGGCGATCGGCGACCAGGTGCTCGACCTGCGGGCGGCCCGTGCGGCCGGCCTGCTGCAGGGCCTGGATGCGGCGCAGGCCGCCGCCGTGGAGGCGCCGGCACTCAACGACTGGATGGCGCTGGCGCCGTCGCAACGGCGCGCGCTGCGGCATGCCGTGTCGGCCCTGCTCGCGGCGGACACGAGCGAAGGTCGTGCCGCCCGGGGGGCGCAGCACCCGATCCTGCGCTCGCAGGGCGACAGCGAGATGCTGCTGCCGGCCCGGGTGGGCGACTACACGGACTTCTACGCCGGCATCCACCATGCCATCAACGCCGGGAAGTTCTTCCGGCCCGACAACCCGCTGCTGCCCAACTACAAGCACGTGCCGGTGGCCTACCACGGGCGCGCCTCGTCCGTGCGGCCTTCGGGGGCGCTGCTGCGCCGGCCGCGCGGGCAGGTGCGGCAGGACACGCCGCAGGGGCCGCAGCCGGTGTTCCAGCCCAGCGCCCGGCTGGACTACGAGCTCGAGCTGGCGATCTGGATCGGGCCGGGCAACGCGCTGGGTGAACCCATCGCCGTCACCCGGGCAGGCGACCACGTGGCCGGGTTCGGCCTGCTGAACGACTGGTCGGCCCGCGACATCCAGGCCTGGGAGTACCAGCCGCTGGGGGCGTTCCAGGGCAAGAACTTCCTCACCAGCGTGTCGCCCTGGGTGGTCACCGCCGATGCGATGGCGCCGTTCCGCGCACCGGCCATGGCGCGCGACGGCGGGCCGCGGCCGCTGGACTACCTGTACGACGAGGCCGACCAGCAGACCGGCGGCCTGCGGGTGGAACTCGAGGTCTACCTCAGCACTCGAACCATGCGCAGCCAGGGTCTGGCGCCCCACCGCCTGTCGCGCGGCGATTCCACCTACCTGTGGTGGACGCCGGCGCAGATGGTGGCCCACCACACCGTGGCCGGCTGCGACCTGCAGCCGGGCGACCTGCTCGGCTCCGGCACGATCTCCACGCCCGAGCCGGGCGGCCGCGGCTGCCTGCTGGAGCTGACCGACGGCGTCCGCCAGCCGGTGCAGCTGCCGGGCGGCGAGACGCGGATGTTCCTGCAGGACGGCGACGAGGTCGTGCTGCGCGGGCAGTGCCGCCGCGAGGGCTTCGCCACCATCGGCCTCGGCGAGTGCCGGGGCCTCGTCCAGGACTGA